The following coding sequences are from one Syntrophotaleaceae bacterium window:
- a CDS encoding outer membrane lipoprotein carrier protein LolA, with protein MKKNSICCLLIGLWLPAAAFAGSLENVLDRLTELAGGVETLASDFSQEKYLSVFQDVLPAKGRFYYQKPDRLRWEMTEPMVSGFVLDGGKGRRWQDSAGRGERFDISREPVMKIVADQLLAWTRADFETLRRDYRISLSGGQPVRLRLVPKGEAAGFLDHLSITFADDGRHVRQVEVHEKGGDYTRITFHHTLVNGPLAKDLF; from the coding sequence GTGAAGAAAAACAGCATCTGCTGTCTGCTGATCGGGCTCTGGCTGCCCGCCGCCGCTTTTGCCGGCTCCCTGGAAAATGTCCTGGACCGGCTGACCGAGCTGGCGGGAGGCGTCGAAACGCTGGCCAGCGATTTTAGCCAGGAAAAGTACCTTTCTGTTTTTCAGGACGTTCTCCCTGCAAAGGGGCGATTCTACTACCAGAAGCCGGACCGGTTGCGGTGGGAAATGACTGAACCGATGGTGTCGGGGTTTGTACTCGACGGCGGCAAGGGGCGGCGTTGGCAGGATTCGGCCGGCCGCGGCGAACGATTCGACATCTCCCGCGAACCGGTCATGAAAATCGTCGCTGATCAGCTGCTGGCCTGGACGCGGGCCGACTTCGAAACCTTGCGCCGCGATTACCGCATCAGCCTGAGCGGCGGGCAACCGGTTCGTCTGAGGCTTGTCCCCAAAGGGGAGGCCGCCGGTTTTCTCGACCACTTGTCGATCACTTTCGCCGATGACGGACGTCACGTGCGGCAGGTGGAGGTGCATGAAAAGGGCGGCGATTATACCCGCATCACTTTTCACCACACCCTGGTCAACGGGCCGCTGGCAAAGGATCTGTTTTGA